Genomic window (Gelria sp. Kuro-4):
TATTCAATACACTGAATCTTATCGCCGAGTCCTCAGTTATGAGGGGAGACGAGGATATCTCCGAGCTGGTTTACGCTCTTTGTGGTTTACTGCGTTTTTCCCTAAAACAGGTCGGGCATTTAGTAAAACTAAAAGACGAACTGCAGTATGTCAAGAACTATCTGTGCATCCAGGAACACCGATTTCCGGGAAGCTTCATAGTCTCAATTAACGTATCAGATGAGCTCCAAGAGTGCAAAGTGCCAGCCATGATACTTCAACCCCTTGTAGAAAACTTCTTCGTTCACGCCCTGACTATGAACAGGGAAATAAAATGCACACTTAAGATTACTGGAAGTGCTGACAACAGCATAGCGAGAATCGCCGTAGAGGACGACGGGCGAGGAATTCCTCCCGAACGGTTGGCCGAAGTTCAGAGTTGGTTAAAGTCTGATCCTTGTGAAATGCCTCCTGGCTCAGGTATTCGCGGAGTTTTTTGGCGCTTACAACGCTACTTCAACGGAAAAGGCTCTTTAGAGATAAGGTCTGTTTTGGGTCATGGAACAACAGTTAGTATAATGTTGCCCTGGGTTCGATAGTGTCCTCGGGGGGATAGATAGTGCGCGTTTTAGTTGCAGATGATGAGACCTCCGTTAGGAAGTTTGTTAATTTTGTGGTAACAAAACATTGCCCAGGTGTTAGTATCGTGGGGGAGGCCTCAAATGGCAAACAAGCAATCGCACAGGGCCTAAGTCTACACCCCGATGTCTTACTAACAGATATCCGTATGCCTGAAGTGGATGGTATTGCTGCTGCCAAGCAATTAAAGAGGCAGTTGCCTCATCTTCAAATCGTTTTTCTTACGGCTTACGAGGAATTCGATTATGCCCGCGAAGCTGTTGCACTTAAAGCGCAGAACTACCTGGTCAAGCCTGTTAGGGTGGATGAGTTAAAGGGAGTATTGCAGCAGTGCGCAGATAATCTCCGTAAGCGGGAGCTTGGTAACTCCTTGGTTCTTACGATGACGTCCATAGTACGTGAAACACAGCCATATTTGAGATCTTATCTAATGGGTCAGCTTCTTAACGGGGACATCACGAACCGTGGATACAAGAGACTCATTCAAATAATAGGATCCCAACTCTGCCCGAGTTTTCTGGTAGTACTCAAGTCAGAATACGTCCTTACAGAACATGGTTGTTTGTGGCACGCTCTGCAGGCTTTATGTAAGAGCAATAGAGAGATAATAACATCGTCGCCAACTAAAGGGGGTGCAGTACTTCTTGTTCGAACTCATGCAGAACGAGGTTCAACTGAAGATGCAATGTGGATTCGACAGTGGGCTGAAGGTATAAGAAGCGACCTAGAAACACGACTCAAAACTCGAATCACGATTGGAGTCGGAGGTGTGGCTCAGAACGCAAGCGATATTCCAAGATCGTATCACCAGGCCCAACTCGCCCTTAGTTTTGAATTTATCCTCGGAAGGGGAAACGTAATAACTCTTAGAGACATCATTAGCGACCGGCCAGAAAACCTCTACTTGTTACCCTTGGAATCTGAATTGGCAGGCTCTATACAAAATGGGAGCTGCGAGAAAGCACTACACCATTTGGAAAGACTGCTCAAAAAAATAGAGTCTATCGCTCACCGCTCTCCAGAAGTGGCTCGGCAGTTTTTACAAAACCTCGTACACATCATCGTTGGCGCTGCCGAAGAACAAGGGGCTAAGGATTTAAACCTGCTTGATGATTACGTTTCCAGGGTGAAATTAGCTAACACATTTTCTCAGGCGGCACAGGAGCTAAAGCAATTGACTAGCAGCGTTGTATCAATATCCCAAAGTAGAAAACAGGAGGGGAACCTTGACGCAATACGTAGGGCCATTTCGTTTGTGGAATCTAATTACGACAAAAAACTCACTCTGGAATCAGTAGCTAAGAATGTGTACCTTAGCCCATGCTACTTCAGCCGGTTATTCAAGAAGGAAACCGGGGTTAACTTTGCCAGGTACGTGTCTCTCGTACGGATTAATACTGCCAAGAAGCTTTTATTGGAAAGGAGACTATCAATTAAAGAGGTTGCTGGTAAAGTAGGGTACAATGATCCGCGCTATTTTAGCTACACGTTTAAAAAGTTAACCGGTATTCTACCGAGTGAATACAAATAGGTATATATGTAGTTGCGCAAAATTACTGTACCACAACGACAAAGAATTCGACAGGTCAAGAACAAAATGTGGCTAATCTTCTTTTATGCTGCAGGGCTCGATGAGAAAGACATAAATAAACCTCATCGCGTCGTCAATGCGCACGATAATATAACCCGGGTCATGGAACCATAGACACTCTAGCAGAGCGTGTTAAGGCTGGGATTTGGGCAGCTGGCGGTATACCATGTGAATGTTCCTAATTGGTATATGTAATGGTTTAGCCTAAGATCATGGTGTTCCCAGCTCCAAGTCATGAACTCATTGCTGATTCTATTGAAACTGTGGTTTCCGCACACATATATTTAATGGTATGTGTACTGCTACTGACTAACTGTGAAAAGATTACTCCTGAAATGCTAGACATTCCAGCCATCCTCCTTGGCAGTGGTTCAACGCTGGCAGGTGTCGTAAACGGAAAGCGCATGCAATCTGTTTTGACATGGTCTTGGGGGGGTCTACAAACACGGTATTGCATTTGTTAGCAGTAGCACATGAAATAGGAGTTCGGCTGGAACTTCAGACTTTTCATCAAATCAGTAGGATCGTAAAGCTTAAACCGGCCGACGAGTATTTCTTAAAGGATTTTTGGTATGTCGGTGGTGTACAAGCAGTAATGATGCGGCTGTAGAATCTTGGGGTACTACATGAGGATGCCTTGATGTTTTGGGAACAATCAAGGGCATCATAAGTGCAGCAACCATTAAGAACAACACTGTTATCTCTTCTGTTTCCAATCCCTATTCACCCACAGGCGGGATAGCAGCATTAAGGGGTAATGGCACCCAAGGGGGCCGTAGTGAAGTCCAGAGCTGTAGTTAAGTCCATGCTTCACCACGTAGGCCCGGCACTTTGATAATGAACAGGACGCTGTTACTGCCATTCTTGATAAGAACGTTCATGCAGGTGAGTAGTAATCATTAGGTACGAAAGAAGGGTGGCCTGGGATGCACGAAATGCTTACGGCAACTGCTGCTTTGGCCGGGGTGGAGCTTGACGATAGTGTAGCGTTGAATTACTGATGGCCGTTTTTCAGGTGCCACACGTGGCGCGGCAATTGGACATTTCTCCCTGGAAGCTTTCGAGGGAGGCCAGATTGCGCCCGGGCTCAGTGGTGTGCCCCGGAACCAAAAGTTGAGCGTGGGCATCTTACACGGTACGCGAAGGTGGTTTCTTCTGCGAGTGACAGGACGATTATGTAGTAGTCTAGAAAGGTGGCGAATCAAATGAGATTTCCACGTATGGTGACCCTGAAACAACATTTTTCTCATCACGGAATTTCTAATGTCGAAGAGAAGGTTCGAGAAGAGGTAGGTAGAGTCTTACCCTACACAAACATAAGGCATGGAGATTCGGTGGCAATTACGGTAGGCAGTAGGGGTATCGCGAATTTATCTTCTATCGTTAGAACACTTGTCAGAGCACTAATTAGTTATGGTTGTAAGCCGTTTATAGTGCCGTGCATGGGGAGCCATGGTGGAGCTACTGCTGAGGGGCAAAAAAGGATTTTAGAACATTACGGGATCACAGAGAAGACCATGGGCGCACCTGTTATATCATCAATGGAAGTAAAGAAGGTAGGAAAAACAGATGACGGACTAGATGTGTATGTTGATAGCAACGCAGTTTTAGCCGACCACATTGTAGTATTTAACCGGATCAAGCCACACACAGATTTCCGGGGTCAGGTTGAGAGCGGACTCTTAAAAATGATGACTATAGGACTAGGGAAGCACAAGGGAGCACAGTACTATCATCAAGCAGCGGTTACCTACGGCGGAAGCCATGTAATAGAGACAGTGGGTAAAACAGTTCTTAAGGTGTGTAATGTGGCCTTCGGATTGGCGTGCATAGAAGATGCCTATGATCAGACAGCTTTAGTCGAAGCAATTTTGCCCGAACGAATTGAGCAACGGGAAAAAGAATTACTAGTGAAGGCACGCGAGCTCATGGCTAAACTCCCCTTTGAAGAAATGGATATTCTACTCGTCGATCAAATTGGGAAAAACATAAGCGGGACTGGTATGGATACTAATGTGGTTGGCAGAATAATGAATATTTATACACCTGATCCAGAAAAGCCCAAAATTACCCGTATTGTAGTACGGGACCTGACTGATCAAACGGAAGGCAATGCTATCGGTATAGGAATGGCTGATTTTATCACAAAACGCCTAGCTGATAAGATTGATTATAAGGCTATGTATACCAACACAATAACTGGGTTAGTTGTTGAAAAGGCCCGGCTCCCTATTGTGTGCAGCTGTGACCGTGATGCTCTTGAGAAAGCACTACTGACCATCGGGCTGGTCGCTCCCGAAGAAGCTCGGGTAATTTGGATAAGAGACACTTTGAGTTTGGAAACGGTTGCGGTGTCAGAGGAGTTCTTAAAAGACGCACTAATGCGGAAGGACTTGGAAGTACTAGGTACACCATGGGAGATGAAGTTTGATGTTGATGGATCTCTAGAAAGCCCCTGGTTGGTTTAGAGCAATGGAAATGGAGGAGGGGAGTGATTGATTTATCAAACTTCTATAGTATTGCAAATATAAGCAAAACGAAGAGAAAGGGGAGTGTAAGATGAAACTCAAATGGCTTGTGGCTATGGTTCTGGTTACAGTTCTAGCCGTGAGCGGCTGCTCTGGACAAAGCAAGACAACACCTTCCGCTAAAGATTCTGATAACAAGGTCTACGTGATCAAGGCTACCCACCCATTTACTGCAGCTCATCCATGGAATAAAGGACTTGAGAAATTTGCAGAATTAGTTCAGCAGAAGACAAATGGGAGAATAAAAGTTGAAGTGTATCCAGCTGGACAGCTCTCTGGAGGAAATCCTCGTACACAGAACGAACAGGTTCAGGCTGGCACGCTGCAAATGGTTATTCAGTCTCCCATAATCTGGACTAACTGGGACTCACGATATATGGTATACAACCTTCCATTCTTGTTTCCTGATCGAGATACGGCCTTTAAAGTGGTAGAGAACAGTGACGTGGTGAAGGAAACGCTAAGTTTCCTAGAACCTAAAGGTGTCAAATTTTTGGGAATCTGGGAAAACGGCTTCAGGCATGTAACAAACTCTAAGCGTGCTATAAAGACCCCTGATGACATGCGCGGTTTAAAACTTAGGATTCCAGAAACAAACTTGTTTATTAGTACTTTTAAAGCTCTTGGCGCACAGCCGACTGTAATCCCCATGGGTGAGGTCTACACGGCGTTACAACAAGGTACCGCAGACGGGCAAGAAAACCCACTGTCGGTAATCGAGTCCAATAAACTCTATGAAGTACAAAAGCACGTGACGATTTGGCACGCATGCTGGGATCCTGCCCTGGTGGCCATCAATAAGAAGTTCTACGATGAACTTCCTCAGGAATTGCAGAAGGCAGTCCAAGAAGCTGTCAATGAAGCAGGAGAATACGAGATTAATCTTATAGCGCAAGATGACGAACGACTACTTGGAGAGCTCGCTACGAAAGGCATGGAGGTTACCCAGCTCACTCCTGAACAGGAAGAGCAGTTCCGGAAAGCAACCTCAGGAGTCTATGATGAGTTCCAAAACACCATTGGGAAAGATCTAATAGATCGATTCAAAAAAGCGATTGAAGAAGCCAAGAAGGGATAATAGGAAAAACGAGAGACCTTACATGGGCCTGCATTAGGCTGCAGGCCCGCTTCTCTCAATACGGTTAAGTATTCAAAGGTGGGAAACAAGTATGCCGAACCAGAAGGGTGTAACACATTACCTGAATGACCTGGAAGAAATTCTTCTCATTCCGTTAATGGTAGTAATGACTGTCCTGGCCTTTGTTCAAGTAGTAACTCGTTTCCTTCTCCATCTGCCTGTTCCTTGGCTGGAAGAGCTACTCAGATTCCTATTTATTTGGAGTAGCGTTGTAGGTGCTAGCGCGGGAATCAAAAGACATGCACACCCGAACCTGGATTTTGTAATTTCCATGTTTCCTAGACCTGTTCATCGATTTCTTCAGATGTTCGGTGTAGGTTGTGTTATTCTGTTTTCTGGCTTAATGATTTGGGCTTCTATTGGACTGGTTTTAATCCAAGCAGGTTCGGGGCAACTTTCTGCTGCGATGCGTATTCCAATGTACTTTGGTACCCTAGCGATTCCAGTGGGCTTCATGCTCCTGGGGGTAAGAAGCGCACAGGTACTCATAACCAAGAAGTTCTCGCAGTAAGGTGTTGTTCCAGATTTCGTGGAATTTAGACGTAGGCGGCCTCCTGCTCCTGCATGATATAACAGGGGTAGGAAAGAAAAGTAAAAGAGGTACCTACACACATATTGGCATACCACAAAAGACGTACTAGCAAGAGTTCCTGAGCAAGTAACCTTGCAAATTTCGTCGGGCCGGGCTGAAGGATTTATCGCCACCTTTAGCCGGCCGTCAAAACCTTCCGCTCCGCTCCGGCCCTGTCGGGAGGCGGCTTAAGCCGCCGGTCTTGACCGCCGGCAACAAGGTGTAGGACTTACCACTGCGCCAGATGTAGTAGATGGTTACCATTAGTTTACGCATGAGAGCCAGCGTAGCGACTTTAGGGTGCTTACCTTCTTGAAGTTTGCGCTGATAAAAGACATGGAAGTTCAGGTCAAAGCGCTTGGCGGCTTGGGTGCAGTACCAGAGCGCTCGGCGCAGGTAAGGGGAGCCGCGCTTGGAGACCTGTATGCGGGTACCTTGGAATTCCCCCAATTCCCGGATGCCGGCATCAAGACAGCTAAAGCTACGAAGCGGGCGCCCGGAGCGCCCTGGCAGAACTCCTGACGCGACGCCTAGACCAGGAAAGATACCTTGTCCTGATGATCGACGGAGTGGTAGTAGCACAGCATACGGTGGTGGTCGCCCTAGGGATTGCTGCCAACGGAAAAGCACACCCTTGGGCTGTGGGAGGGCGCCACGGAAAACAAGGCCGTCTACCAGGCGCTGCTGGCGGACATCGTGGAAAGGGGATACAGAGCAACGAGGGCATCTTGGTCGTCATCGACGGGAGCAAAGCCCTAGCGGCAGCCGTGAAGGATGCCTTTGGGGATCGGGCCTTCATCCAGCGCTGTCGCGTGCACAAGAAGCGGAACGTCATGGAGCACCTGCCTGAAGGCGAGCAGTCCTGGGCGGCGCGGAAGCTTGACTTGTCGCAACGTGAAGAGATGGCGGCATGGGGAACAAATCCTTCGCTGGATGGCGGCGGCCTACCTGGAGGCCGAACAGGGCATTCACCGCATCAAGGGATACCAGGAGCTGGTCGTCATGGAGAAGGCGATGCGGAAGGAACTCTTCCCAGAACGATCCACGGTCGCCGAAAACGGCCGTCCCGAAAATCGAAGAACGGGACAACGCCTACAGTAATATCAGGGAGGTTTTCATCCCATGGCTCTAATTGCTGCATTGCTGTTCGTGCTGTTCCTGGCTTTAAGCATACCCATCGCTGCGTCGCTTGGCTTGGCTTCACTGATTGCTGTATTGGTTACTAATAAGGTTCCTCTTGTTATTGTCTCGCAAATGGTTTATGCTTCTGCCGATTCGTTTTCACTTATGGCGATACCTTTTTTTATGCTGGCGGGAACAGTAATGGAAGCAGGAGGCCTTTCCAGGAGACTTATTAACTTCGCAAACTGTGTGGTTGGTGGGACGACAGGTGGCTTAGGGGCAATTGCAGTCTTGACCAGTATGTTTTTTGCTGCGATCTCTGGATCCGGACCAGCAACTGTGGCAGCCTTGGGTACAATTCTCATTCCGGCAATGATGGAGGCCGGATATGATGCTGCCTATGCTTCTGCACTCATGGCCACCGCAGGGGCAATCGGTATAGTCATTCCACCTAGCATTCCGATGGTCGTTTATGGAGTTCAATCTGACGTCTCTGTCGGGGCCCTCTTCTTAGGTGGGTTCCTTCCCGGAATCTTGTTCGGGGGAGCATTGCTTGCTTATAATTATGTACGTTCCAAGCACCAACAGTGGGGTGGAACTTCAAGACCATCTTTACGGGAAGCTATGTTAGCTGCAAAAGATGCTCTTCCGGCTTTGCTTACGCCGGTAATAATTCTTGGCGGGATCTACGGTGGCGTTTTTACACCGACAGAGGCAGCTGCTGTTGCAGTCGTCTATGGAGTAATGGTGGGAAGGTTTGTGTACAAGGAACTAGACTGGGGAAAGTTCCCAAAGGCCCTAGTTGATGCAGGTATCAATTCAGCTGTGGTTGTGTTGATTATCATGGGCGCTTCAATTTTCTCGTGGATCATTGTCAGTGAAAACGTACCAGCCCTCCTCGTAGACTTGGTAAGAAGCATTTCTCAAAGCAGTGTAGTTGTTCTCTTGTTAATCAACATTCTTCTACTCATAGCAGGATGTTTATTGGACGCGTCGTCGGCAATAATCGTATTGACGCCCCTTTTGCTACCGGTGATCAAGGCCTTTAATGTTGATCCTTTGCACTTTGGTATAATAATGGTGGTAAACTTAGCCGTTGGGCTAATTACGCCGCCAGTTGGGTTGGATCTTTATGTAGCAGCAGGTATTGCTAAGCTAAGCCTTGAACAAATCTCCAGGGCTGTTGTTCCTCTTATTGTTGTTACGATAGTGGCATTGCTTGTTACAACGTACGTGCCTTCTTTGTCACTAGCATTGCCGCATCTGCTTAAGTAGGCATGTGATGTCCCTAAGCTGCTGTAGAATCACTTTAACCCGGCTTGCGATTATCGCCACCTTTAGCCGGCCGTCAAGACTCTCCGCTCCGGCCCTGTCGGGCGGCGGCTTAAGCCGCCGGTCCTGACTGCCGGCAGCAAGGTGACGGGCATGGCAAATAAGCCCGACCCACTCTGCGGGACGGATGGATCGTTCTTAGGCGTGTTGATGGGCCACAGGATGCCACACGTACTCTGAATCGTAGGACTTACCACTGCGCCAGATGTAGTAGATGGTTACCATTAGTTTACGCATGAGAGCTACCGTAGCGACTTTTAGGTGTTTGCCTTCCTGAAGTTTACGCTGATAAAAGGCATAGAAGTTCGGGTCAAAGCGCTTGGTAGCTTGGGCACAGTACCAGAGCGCTCGGCGCAGGTAAGGGGAGCCGCGCTTGGAGACGTGCATGCGGGTACCTTGGAATTCCCCTGACTCCCGAACGCTGGCGTCAAGACCGGCGAAAGCTACGAAGGGCCTGGGGTTGGTGAAAGCAGAGATATCCGGGATCTCGCCCAAACCACCAGGCCAACACCCGGTATGGTTTCAAGGACATGCTGGGGCGACTTTGCCTCTGTTGCCTTTTCGCCCTCCTCGGCTGCCTTCTGAGCGCCGCATACTTCCGTGAGCACCTGGTCAATGGCTTCTTCCACGGTTTCGACTTAGTCCTCGAGAAACTTAATTTGGGCAAAGAGGAGCTTGAGCTCGAGGGCGAAACTGTCGAGGCCCATAGTAATGCCGAAGCTGTTGCGCGCCAGATTTTGGGCTTCTACGGCTTTGCCTTCACCAAAGCGGCCCCGGGAGGCCTGCGAAAGCAGGGTCACCAGTTCAGAAAGGTCAGCAGCAGCCAGTTCTTCTGGGGTGGGGTAGCTCCGGAGCAGTTCCCGGGAGCTGCGGGCGACGTCGATCCACAGTAGTACAAGGGAACAGCTCCTTCTTCCAAAGTAAAGGGCAGGTTCCCGGTGCCCTACGGAGCCACAACCTTGCTGGTTACTCGCGCTAAGCAGGAAAACCTGTTGCGCAACGTGCTCAATCGTAGTTCCCCGTAGGGGTGGGGCAGCAGTCTTTTGTTCAAGCTAGCCCAAGAGAGTGCCTTTGGGACCCTTCGCTGTCGCCCACCCTTACGAGGAATTGTCTCTTATCAGGCTCTCTTTTTCAAGAACCTAACCGATTATATTGTACAAGGTACCTACTTTGCTAACGAAAAGGAACCACCCCGGCTAAGGCTACACTGAGGGGTGGCCCATTTCTTGTTGCCAGAATGGATAGCCTTCTTATCGAACAGTACACCGTACGCAGGTAACGTGGTACTATCTTACAATCTCAAGGAGGATATGCCGGAAGATTGGCGAGCTTTGCTATGGTATCCGGGCCGTTGGTTAGGCCTGATGCGGATTCCGGCCCAAATTGAACCGGTTCCGGACCAAATCGTCCAGCTGTTCCGAATTAAAGCGACCGCTGATTCCGGTTCAAAGCGTCCCGCGACTACCTATTCCGACCAAGTGACCAATCGTTGCTG
Coding sequences:
- a CDS encoding response regulator, translating into MRVLVADDETSVRKFVNFVVTKHCPGVSIVGEASNGKQAIAQGLSLHPDVLLTDIRMPEVDGIAAAKQLKRQLPHLQIVFLTAYEEFDYAREAVALKAQNYLVKPVRVDELKGVLQQCADNLRKRELGNSLVLTMTSIVRETQPYLRSYLMGQLLNGDITNRGYKRLIQIIGSQLCPSFLVVLKSEYVLTEHGCLWHALQALCKSNREIITSSPTKGGAVLLVRTHAERGSTEDAMWIRQWAEGIRSDLETRLKTRITIGVGGVAQNASDIPRSYHQAQLALSFEFILGRGNVITLRDIISDRPENLYLLPLESELAGSIQNGSCEKALHHLERLLKKIESIAHRSPEVARQFLQNLVHIIVGAAEEQGAKDLNLLDDYVSRVKLANTFSQAAQELKQLTSSVVSISQSRKQEGNLDAIRRAISFVESNYDKKLTLESVAKNVYLSPCYFSRLFKKETGVNFARYVSLVRINTAKKLLLERRLSIKEVAGKVGYNDPRYFSYTFKKLTGILPSEYK
- a CDS encoding TRAP transporter large permease produces the protein MALIAALLFVLFLALSIPIAASLGLASLIAVLVTNKVPLVIVSQMVYASADSFSLMAIPFFMLAGTVMEAGGLSRRLINFANCVVGGTTGGLGAIAVLTSMFFAAISGSGPATVAALGTILIPAMMEAGYDAAYASALMATAGAIGIVIPPSIPMVVYGVQSDVSVGALFLGGFLPGILFGGALLAYNYVRSKHQQWGGTSRPSLREAMLAAKDALPALLTPVIILGGIYGGVFTPTEAAAVAVVYGVMVGRFVYKELDWGKFPKALVDAGINSAVVVLIIMGASIFSWIIVSENVPALLVDLVRSISQSSVVVLLLINILLLIAGCLLDASSAIIVLTPLLLPVIKAFNVDPLHFGIIMVVNLAVGLITPPVGLDLYVAAGIAKLSLEQISRAVVPLIVVTIVALLVTTYVPSLSLALPHLLK
- a CDS encoding lactate racemase domain-containing protein, with product MRFPRMVTLKQHFSHHGISNVEEKVREEVGRVLPYTNIRHGDSVAITVGSRGIANLSSIVRTLVRALISYGCKPFIVPCMGSHGGATAEGQKRILEHYGITEKTMGAPVISSMEVKKVGKTDDGLDVYVDSNAVLADHIVVFNRIKPHTDFRGQVESGLLKMMTIGLGKHKGAQYYHQAAVTYGGSHVIETVGKTVLKVCNVAFGLACIEDAYDQTALVEAILPERIEQREKELLVKARELMAKLPFEEMDILLVDQIGKNISGTGMDTNVVGRIMNIYTPDPEKPKITRIVVRDLTDQTEGNAIGIGMADFITKRLADKIDYKAMYTNTITGLVVEKARLPIVCSCDRDALEKALLTIGLVAPEEARVIWIRDTLSLETVAVSEEFLKDALMRKDLEVLGTPWEMKFDVDGSLESPWLV
- a CDS encoding transposase, giving the protein MGEIPDISAFTNPRPFVAFAGLDASVRESGEFQGTRMHVSKRGSPYLRRALWYCAQATKRFDPNFYAFYQRKLQEGKHLKVATVALMRKLMVTIYYIWRSGKSYDSEYVWHPVAHQHA
- a CDS encoding TRAP transporter small permease; the protein is MPNQKGVTHYLNDLEEILLIPLMVVMTVLAFVQVVTRFLLHLPVPWLEELLRFLFIWSSVVGASAGIKRHAHPNLDFVISMFPRPVHRFLQMFGVGCVILFSGLMIWASIGLVLIQAGSGQLSAAMRIPMYFGTLAIPVGFMLLGVRSAQVLITKKFSQ
- a CDS encoding TRAP transporter substrate-binding protein, with translation MKLKWLVAMVLVTVLAVSGCSGQSKTTPSAKDSDNKVYVIKATHPFTAAHPWNKGLEKFAELVQQKTNGRIKVEVYPAGQLSGGNPRTQNEQVQAGTLQMVIQSPIIWTNWDSRYMVYNLPFLFPDRDTAFKVVENSDVVKETLSFLEPKGVKFLGIWENGFRHVTNSKRAIKTPDDMRGLKLRIPETNLFISTFKALGAQPTVIPMGEVYTALQQGTADGQENPLSVIESNKLYEVQKHVTIWHACWDPALVAINKKFYDELPQELQKAVQEAVNEAGEYEINLIAQDDERLLGELATKGMEVTQLTPEQEEQFRKATSGVYDEFQNTIGKDLIDRFKKAIEEAKKG
- a CDS encoding transposase, translating into MIDGVVVAQHTVVVALGIAANGKAHPWAVGGRHGKQGRLPGAAGGHRGKGIQSNEGILVVIDGSKALAAAVKDAFGDRAFIQRCRVHKKRNVMEHLPEGEQSWAARKLDLSQREEMAAWGTNPSLDGGGLPGGRTGHSPHQGIPGAGRHGEGDAEGTLPRTIHGRRKRPSRKSKNGTTPTVISGRFSSHGSNCCIAVRAVPGFKHTHRCVAWLGFTDCCIGY
- a CDS encoding transposase gives rise to the protein MLFRWQQSLGRPPPYAVLLPLRRSSGQGIFPGLGVASGVLPGRSGRPLRSFSCLDAGIRELGEFQGTRIQVSKRGSPYLRRALWYCTQAAKRFDLNFHVFYQRKLQEGKHPKVATLALMRKLMVTIYYIWRSGKSYTLLPAVKTGGLSRLPTGPERSGRF